The Cystobacter fuscus DSM 2262 genome includes a region encoding these proteins:
- a CDS encoding aldo/keto reductase — protein MRGRTGSGYCFLRPAAGANLGVAVHADGEFFDYLAENPSMTLLAYSPLLKGIYASREKRLAYYNWPLFDTPDSAARLERLEVVGKRLGIDGNTLVLAWMLHREPAIIPVVGGSRFNHFRENFAALDVRLDRETMDYLEGRSTSA, from the coding sequence ATGCGCGGAAGAACCGGGAGCGGGTATTGTTTCCTGCGGCCCGCCGCCGGAGCCAATCTGGGCGTCGCGGTTCATGCGGACGGCGAGTTCTTCGATTACCTCGCGGAGAACCCCTCGATGACCCTGCTCGCGTACTCACCCTTGTTGAAGGGTATCTACGCGAGCAGGGAAAAGCGGCTCGCGTACTACAACTGGCCCCTCTTCGATACGCCCGATTCCGCCGCGCGCCTCGAACGGCTCGAGGTGGTGGGGAAGCGCTTGGGCATCGACGGCAACACCCTGGTGCTTGCTTGGATGCTGCACCGCGAGCCGGCGATCATTCCGGTCGTGGGCGGCAGCCGGTTCAACCATTTCCGGGAGAATTTCGCCGCGCTTGACGTTCGGCTCGATCGGGAGACGATGGATTACCTGGAGGGCAGAAGCACATCGGCATGA
- a CDS encoding MaoC family dehydratase: protein MRYFEDFQVGQVHELGTYEVTREELLAFARQYDPQPFHLDEEAGRRSIYGSIIASGWQTAAICHRLLVRAVLEDSASMGSPGLDELRWLRPVRPGDTLSARIEVLEVSPSRSKQDRGSVKTRMEVRNQQGEVVMTELASVLFRRRPATTQGSGGSSRNGENGND, encoded by the coding sequence ATGCGCTACTTCGAGGACTTCCAGGTCGGGCAGGTACACGAACTCGGTACGTACGAGGTGACGCGCGAGGAGCTCCTCGCGTTCGCCCGGCAGTATGACCCGCAGCCCTTCCATCTGGACGAGGAGGCGGGCCGGCGCTCCATCTACGGGAGCATCATCGCGAGCGGCTGGCAGACCGCGGCCATCTGCCACCGGTTGCTGGTGCGCGCCGTGTTGGAGGACTCCGCCAGCATGGGCTCGCCGGGCCTGGACGAGCTGCGCTGGTTGCGGCCGGTGCGGCCCGGGGACACGCTCTCCGCGCGCATCGAGGTGCTCGAGGTCTCGCCCTCGCGCAGCAAGCAGGATCGCGGCAGCGTCAAGACGCGCATGGAGGTGCGCAACCAGCAGGGCGAGGTGGTGATGACGGAGCTCGCCAGCGTGCTCTTCCGCCGCCGGCCCGCGACGACTCAAGGGAGCGGGGGCTCGTCCCGGAATGGGGAGAATGGAAATGATTGA